The Mycobacteriales bacterium DNA segment GCTCGGGGCGGTCGGGGTCCGGCCCACCGGACGACGGGGTCTCGTTCACGCCGCGTGCGCGCTCACAGCCCGCCGGGACCGTACGAACGCCGCCGCGAGCAGCGCGATACCGGCCGCGCCGGCGCCGAGCGGCATCCAGCCGGGCAGGTTCGGCCCGGCCGTACCGCCGCCGCCGGTCTCCACCGACCCGCTCGGTGTCACCGCAGCCGACACGGCGTCAGCGTGGGTCGCGAGCGTGAGCCCGCCGTCGGGCGCGTCGAGCACGACCAGCGAGTACACGTCGCCGGCCTTGACGTCGACCGCGGCCGTCGCCTTGAGGTCGGTCTGCGCGGTCGAGGCGACCTGCAGCGTCCACTTACCCGCCGGCACCGGCGCGTACGCCGTGGTCTTGGCGAACGCGATTCCGCTGGTCACCACCGGCCCGCCGGCCGCGTTGACCGCGACGGTCTTGGCCCGTGCGGACCCGTTCAGCACCCGGACGCGGGCCTGACCGGAGGTCGGCAGGGTCAGGTCGTCGTTGATCACCGCGAGCCCGAGGTCCGCATACGGACCCACGCCCGCCACCGTGACCGCCTTACCGGCGACCGCGTTGACGTTGGTGGTCAGCACCGGCGGGGTGGTGGCGGCCGCGCCGGCCGGGCGCATGCTGACCGCGTACCGGTCGGCCTGCACACGCTGGTACGGCGACACCGCGCCGTAGCCGACGCCCTTGAGCAAGAACTTCCAGTCCGGCCGGGTGTAGGAGGTCATGTAGACATCCACGTTCGGGGTGTCCGGCGAGAGGTGGGCCAGGCGGACATAGCTGGGCGCCGCCACGGCGCCGGCGGGACTGCCGGTGAAGGCGAGTCCGGCCACCGCGGCGACGAGACTGGCCAGTCCGGCCAGCCCGAGCCTCAGCACCGTCCGTCGAGGGGTGCGGGTCACGGGGTTCCTCCAGGGAGAGTCAGGAGTTCAGGGTCGTGCTGAGGGGTCGAGGGGCCGCTCACGGCGGCAGCAGGCCGGTGCTGCCGAGCGCGTCGTAGCGCACGACGAGCACGGCGGTGCCTCCGAGCTGGTCGAGCTCGGCGCCGGCCGGGCGGAACGGCGGCTGCTGGGCCTGCAGCCACTGGTCGAGCATCGTGGCGGCGGCCGAGCCGGGACCGACCGTCCGGTTGTCGATGGCGCTGACCGCGATCAGCCGCCGGGGCGCAGCCGGGTTCTCGCCCGGTACGGCGGGGAAGTCGGCGATCTGCAGCGCGTGCTCACCGGTCACCGCGGCCAGCACCGACAGCGCCCGCGCGTCGACCTGACCGCGGCGGAGCAGGTCGGCGGCCGCGGGTTGCAGGCCGAGACGCGGGTTGAGCGCCAGTGCGCCGCCGGCGGCGATCCGCCCGGCGGTCTCCGTCGCCGCGGTGGCAGTCGCGTTCGGATCGCTCAGCACCCGGCGCACGGTGATGGCGCCGAAGCTCGCCACCGGCGTCGAGCTGCGGCTGGCGTCGCCGACCGGCGCGCCCGCGGCCCGGAGAACCTGCTCGGCGCCCACCGCGTACCGCGCGTCCCGCCAGCCCTGTGGCCACGCCGCCGCCGCGGGACCGACACCGCCGGCCGCGGCGAGCTGCTCGGCCGGGTAGCCGGCGTCCACCAGGTCGGCCCACATGGCATCGTCCACGACGAGCTTCGGCCGGCTCGGCAGGTTCTGCAGCACCCAGGTCCGGGCCGCGGTCGTCGCGCTCTGCCGGGAGCCGTCGACCGGCTCGCGCACGTCGGACGCGACCGGGATCCAGGCTGCGATCGCCGCCGCCGCCAGCACGCCGACGAGCACGGGCCGGGCCGGGAACGCGGCCCAGCGCCGGGCCACGAAGCCCGCCGCGAGGGCGACGGCGGCCTCTGCGACAGCGGGCAGCACGAGCGCCGCCAGCGGCAATGCCACCAGGATCAGCGAGCCGCGTACGTCCGGCGCGGCCGCGGCGGTGCCGGCGGTGGCCAGCAACGCGACCGCGAGCGGACGCAGCCAGCTGATCCGCAGCCCGGCGAGCCCGGCCGCGATCGCTCCGACCGCGAGCACCCAGTCCAGCGCGCCGAGGTCCGGGATCGCCGCGGCTCCGCCGCCGGGCAGGTTGCCGGCCACGGCCAGCGCCACCAGCCCGGCGAGAACGAGGACGCCGGCGCCGGCGGAGACGATCCGCCAGCGGTGCGGCAGCCGGGCCAGCGCGCCGGACCAGAGCAGCATCGAGAACAGCGGCACCAGCGCGACCAGCACGAGCGGAGAGGTCACCACCGCCGCGGCCAGGTACGCGGCCGAGCCCGCGGCACCGATCCGCCGCGACTCGCCGCCGGCCAGGGCGAGCGCCACGCAGGCCCAGAGCACCGCGAGCTGGGTCGGGTCGGCGGTGCGGTGCAGCATCAGCCCGGCCGGCGCGAGCCCGAACAGCAGCGGCACCGCGACCACCGCCGGCCCGGACAGCTTCAGCCGGCGGGCGGCGACCGTGAGCGCGATCGCGGCCAGCACCGAGGCGACGGCGGTGGCCTCCCGGGCCGCGGCGACCGCGGTCGGGGCCCGGCGCAGCGCGCCGCTGATCGTCTCGTACCCGGCGACCTGCAGGGCGCCGAGACCGCCGTCGTACCAGGCCAGGTGGGCGGATGCGTACCCGAACCGGTTGATCGCGAACGCCCGGACCGCGAACGAGCTCTCCCCGGCGGTCACCACCGGTCCGGCGGCCAAGGCGGAC contains these protein-coding regions:
- a CDS encoding DUF4397 domain-containing protein, which codes for MTRTPRRTVLRLGLAGLASLVAAVAGLAFTGSPAGAVAAPSYVRLAHLSPDTPNVDVYMTSYTRPDWKFLLKGVGYGAVSPYQRVQADRYAVSMRPAGAAATTPPVLTTNVNAVAGKAVTVAGVGPYADLGLAVINDDLTLPTSGQARVRVLNGSARAKTVAVNAAGGPVVTSGIAFAKTTAYAPVPAGKWTLQVASTAQTDLKATAAVDVKAGDVYSLVVLDAPDGGLTLATHADAVSAAVTPSGSVETGGGGTAGPNLPGWMPLGAGAAGIALLAAAFVRSRRAVSAHAA